TGCTTCTTTTATACCAGACAAAGGGACGTCCAACTTACCGATGTTTTTCACTTTTCCTTGAGGGACCACAGAAGGTAATACCCCTTCATATTTCCAAGTACCGTCTTCCGTTGCCAGCGTCCATTCAACAGGTAGGTCCCAATTTGTCTCATAGTAATTTGAAAGCGCGATCTCTGCCTGCAAAGATTGGCTGGACTTCCAACAATAATCTTTCATCAAGGCCAAAGGAACTACAGGAGCACAAAAACCATAAAAATCTTCCGGGTCTACAATCCCTTTACTATCCATAAAAGCATCCAATATGCCGACTAAAGCCGAGCCTTGCCCGGGATAATCCTGCAAATCGAGCATCTGAAAACCTCCGAAACCAGGAGTACGCAACGCATACTCAATGTCGGCTTTATAACATTCTACAGCAAAGCGTCCCGAAGCCCGGTGAAAGGCCTCTGCCTGATCAGAAAGATGGTTTTCTTTTAAGCGATCACGGAAAATCTCCAGATTATAAGGATACAAAACACCTTTATACTTCGCAATCTGACGATAATCCGGATAGATCTGGAATTGGCAAGTTTCATGCCCTATTACCGGAAGAGGGCAACGCGCTATGGCTGCCGCATAATTTTTATCCGTGGAAGGCCTGGTATTATTTAAGATTCCTCCTTTTTCGGCATCCACAAAAGCAAAAGAGGTACGCACATGGGTAGTATAGCCCTCTCCACCCCCTACTCGGCAAGTCACAAAATAATCTTCGCCTTCCTGCGGACCAGCCCAACCCAGATTATTATTAGAACCGAAACAATATAAATGACGGTTGTCCTGCAACCGGAAATTACTTAACCATTCGCGCATCAGGTCGACATCTCCCCGCAATTCATTCCCCAATCCTAACATCATAAAAGACGGATGGTTACCCAAATAATCCAGAAGCTTATCCGCTTCCCGCAAAAGAAATGTATTCAGTTTTTCATTCTTACGTGCTATCTCTCCCCATAACGGTAGTTCCACCTGGAAATAAATTCCCTCTATATCGGCTGCTTCCAAAGCAGCACGAGGAGGTGTGTACGAATGACAACGATAATGATTAATCCCATATCGCTTCGCTATCCGGAAAACTTTTTGCCATGCCTTGACATCCATGGGGGCATATCCTGTAAGCGGGAAAACGCATGCATCATGTTTTCCCCGGAGAAAAGTCGTACATCCGTTAAGAACAAACTGCGTTCCTTTCGTTTCAAATTTACGCATACCAAAATCGACCACCTGGTTATCAACAGCATGTTTCGCCTGTAAATTGATATTCAATTTATATAAAGCAGGATGGAATTCACTCCACAATAAAGGATTGTCACCCATATTTACGGGAAACTCTATCCGGTTTTCTCCTTTTTCCAATTTTACGGAAATTTGTTGCGGAGCTACCCGTTGCCTTTCGGGTGCATTCCATACATATCCTTCCACCGACAATGTTCCTTTTGTTTTCCGGTCTGCTATAACCGTAGCAACCACTAAGG
The genomic region above belongs to Parabacteroides pacaensis and contains:
- a CDS encoding glycoside hydrolase family 2 protein; translated protein: MRNTLFLSVIFFLSFSLSGRAQSYPSVRQRINLAGEWQSSLGVCRLPGTTDENRLGNGKHDKNITYQLTRLYPYAGKVFYTRKIEIPESWKGKKLFLLMERTKPSTLWIDGDSIGSYGHLYAPHQYELPSLSPGTHEFKICIDNSSTSVPREIQGSHAWTDATQTNWNGILGDFYVEAVSPSYIRSVQVYPQIDKKQALVVATVIADRKTKGTLSVEGYVWNAPERQRVAPQQISVKLEKGENRIEFPVNMGDNPLLWSEFHPALYKLNINLQAKHAVDNQVVDFGMRKFETKGTQFVLNGCTTFLRGKHDACVFPLTGYAPMDVKAWQKVFRIAKRYGINHYRCHSYTPPRAALEAADIEGIYFQVELPLWGEIARKNEKLNTFLLREADKLLDYLGNHPSFMMLGLGNELRGDVDLMREWLSNFRLQDNRHLYCFGSNNNLGWAGPQEGEDYFVTCRVGGGEGYTTHVRTSFAFVDAEKGGILNNTRPSTDKNYAAAIARCPLPVIGHETCQFQIYPDYRQIAKYKGVLYPYNLEIFRDRLKENHLSDQAEAFHRASGRFAVECYKADIEYALRTPGFGGFQMLDLQDYPGQGSALVGILDAFMDSKGIVDPEDFYGFCAPVVPLALMKDYCWKSSQSLQAEIALSNYYETNWDLPVEWTLATEDGTWKYEGVLPSVVPQGKVKNIGKLDVPLSGIKEAQQLLLTLHSGKYHNYYRVWVYPDKVETPDSIYITSLLNQEMKNKLDAGASVLFLPQHDSIIQQSVGGLFTPDYWNYAMFKSISEGAHKEVSPGTLSILVDPAHPVVKGFPTAEHSDWQWWSIIRNSRPMILNTLSKDYKPLVQVIDNVERNHKLGLVFEMAVGKGKLLVCMCNLEAVAGTPEGNQWRTSLLRYMKSEEFNPSEKLSWDDLVGLFHADIQRKKISGVENASDYTEGQ